The following coding sequences are from one Ctenopharyngodon idella isolate HZGC_01 chromosome 17, HZGC01, whole genome shotgun sequence window:
- the LOC127498303 gene encoding uncharacterized protein C14orf28 homolog, whose translation MERDFCCLTDTDELRSFISHSERTKTLFEEIRASINNNAEGERWFWRPVLPWGGVFPIRAGRKAIASTPLYVQISLKNTCTIDGFLMLLYVILRDNRSFPREVAPFLGKRFVEHFLFLMDSCDYTTVKMLWIWDRMSKRQYRSEVHHTALEIDLFGNEHENFTKNLENLMSSAQESWCSNESCPARFQEHLQKTISVNPPHELPDKDPIQSAVDEFFCPRLEPCEEFGCDGLREFSQRLFCHGPPPFVILNMQMWQSEDLSYVPFHLELSDQRYSLEGATLFNRDEHHYSAAFQIDGYWMHYDGLRSDNLVLLNKPPEFLLLSSLVYIRTTDR comes from the exons ATGGAGAGAGATTTCTGCTGTTTAACAGACACAGACGAGCTGCGGAGCTTCATCTCACACTCCGAGAG GACCAAGACGCTGTTCGAGGAGATCCGTGCCTCCATCAACAATAACGCGGAGGGTGAGCGATGGTTCTGGCGGCCCGTTCTGCCCTGGGGTGGCGTGTTCCCCATCAGAGCCGGACGGAAGGCCATCGCCAGCACGCCGTTGTACGTTCAGATCAGCCTGAAGAACACCTGCACCATCGACGGCTTCCTCATGCTGCTCTACGTCATCCTGAGAGACAACCGCAGCTTCCCCCGAGAGGTGGCGCCGTTCCTGGGCAAGCGCTTCGTGGAGCACTTCCTGTTCCTGATGGACTCGTGCGACTACACCACCGTGAAGATGCTGTGGATCTGGGACCGCATGTCCAAGCGGCAGTACCGCTCTGAAGTGCACCACACGGCGCTGGAGATTGACCTCTTCGGCAACGAGCACGAGAACTTTACCAAAAACCTGGAGAACCTGATGTCCAGCGCGCAGGAGAGCTGGTGCTCCAACGAGAGCTGCCCCGCCCGCTTCCAGGAGCACCTGCAGAAGACCATCAGCGTCAA TCCTCCTCATGAGCTTCCAGATAAAGATCCCATTCAGTCAGCGGTGGACGAGTTCTTCTGCCCGCGGCTGGAGCCATGTGAAGAGTTTgg ttgtGACGGTCTGAGAGAGTTCAGTCAGAGGCTCTTCTGTCACGGCCCGCCGCCCTTCGTCATCCTCAACATGCAGATGTGGCAGTCGGAGGATCTGTCTTATGTGCCATTTCACCTGGAGCTCTCTGATCAACG GTATTCGCTTGAGGGCGCGACGCTCTTCAACAGAGACGAGCATCATTATTCTGCTGCCTTCCAGATCGACGGATACTGGATGCATTACGACGGCCTGCGGAGCGACAACCTGGTGCTGCTGAACAAACCGCCCGAGTTCCTGTTGTTGTCCTCGCTGGTCTACATCCGGACCACAGACAGATGA
- the LOC127498301 gene encoding kelch-like protein 28 — MDQSAKSYMFASLTRPHSEQLLQGLQLLRQDHELCDIVLRVGDAKIHAHKVVLASISPYFKAMFTGNLSEKETSEVEFQCVDEAALKAIVEYAYTGTVFISQETVESLLPAANLLQVKLVLKECCSFLESQLDAGNCIGISRFAETYGCHDLCLAATKFICQNFEEVCQTEEFFELTRAELDEIVSNDCLNVVTEETVFYALESWIKYDLTERQQYLAQLLHCVRLPLLSVKFLTRLYEANHLIRDDHACKHLLNEALKYHFMPEHRLSYQTVLSTRPRCAPKVLLAVGGKAGLFATLESMEMYFPQTDSWIGLAPLTVPRYEFGVAVLEQKVYVVGGIATHMRQGISYRRHESTVERWDPDSNTWSSVEHMAECRSTLGVVVLAGELYALGGYDGQYYLQSVEKYVPKVKEWQPVAPMTKSRSCFATAVLDGMIYAIGGYGPAHMNSVERYDPSKDSWDMVAPMADKRINFGVGVMLGFIFVVGGHNGVSHLSSIERYDPHQNQWTACRPMNEPRTGVGSAVVDNYLYVVGGHSGSSYLNTVQRYDPITDSWHDSSGMMYCRCNFGLTAL, encoded by the exons ATGGACCAGTCGGCGAAGTCATACATGTTTGCGAGTCTGACGCGGCCTCACTCCGAGCAGCTCCTGCAGGGTCTGCAGCTCCTGCGACAGGACCATGAGCTCTGCGACATCGTGCTGCGGGTTGGAGACGCCAAGATTCACGCGCACAAGGTGGTGCTGGCCAGCATCAGCCCGTACTTCAAGGCCATGTTCACCGGCAACCTGTCCGAGAAAGAGACGTCAGAGGTGGAGTTCCAGTGCGTCGATGAAGCCGCGCTCAAG GCCATAGTGGAGTACGCTTACACAGGAACAGTCTTCATCTCACAGGAAACGGTGGAGTCTCTACTTCCTGCCGCCAACCTTCTGCAGGTCAAGCTGGTTCTGAAAGAGTGCTGCAGCTTCCTGGAGAGCCAGCTGGACGCCGGCAACTGCATCGGGATCTCGCGCTTCGCCGAAACCTACGGCTGCCACGATCTGTGCCTAGCGGCCACCAAGTTCATCTGCCAGAACTTCGAGGAGGTGTGTCAGACAGAGGAGTTCTTCGAGCTGACGCGGGCCGAGCTGGACGAGATCGTCTCCAACGACTGCCTGAACGTGGTGACGGAGGAGACGGTGTTCTACGCCCTGGAGTCCTGGATCAAGTACGACCTGACGGAGCGGCAGCAGTATCTGGCGCAGCTCCTGCACTGCGTACGGCTGCCGCTGCTGAGCGTCAAGTTCCTCACGCGGCTCTACGAGGCCAATCACCTGATCCGAGACGACCACGCCTGCAAACACCTGCTCAACGAGGCCCTCAAGTATCACTTCATGCCCGAACACCGGCTCTCCTACCAGACGGTGCTGTCCACACGGCCGCGCTGCGCTCCCAAGGTCCTGCTGGCGGTCGGGGGCAAAGCCGGGCTGTTCGCCACGCTGGAAAG tatggAGATGTACTTCCCGCAGACGGACTCGTGGATCGGACTGGCTCCGCTCACCGTGCCGCGCTATGAATTCGGCGTGGCCGTCCTGGAGCAGAAGGTGTACGTGGTGGGCGGCATCGCCACGCACATGCGGCAGGGCATCAGCTACCGGCGGCACGAGAGCACCGTGGAGAGATGGGACCCCGACAGCAACACGTGGTCGTCGGTGGAGCACATGGCCGAATGCAGGAGCACGCTGGGCGTAGTGGTGTTAGCGGGGGAGCTGTACGCGCTCGGCGGCTACGACGGCCAGTACTACCTGCAGTCTGTGGAGAAATACGTGCCCAAGGTGAAGGAGTGGCAGCCCGTGGCGCCCATGACCAAATCACGCAGCTGCTTCGCCACCGCTGTGCTGGACGGGATGATCTACGCCATCGGCGGCTACGGCCCTGCGCACATGAACAG TGTGGAGAGATACGATCCAAGCAAAGACTCATGGGATATGGTGGCGCCCATGGCCGATAAGCGCATCAACTTCGGAGTGGGCGTGATGCTGGGCTTCATCTTCGTCGTCGGCGGACACAACGGTGTCTCTCATTTATCTAGCATTGAGCGATACGACCCGCATCAGAACCAGTGGACGGCGTGTCGGCCCATGAACGAGCCGCGCACAG gCGTGGGCTCGGCCGTGGTTGATAACTACCTCTACGTGGTTGGCGGTCACTCGGGATCCTCGTACctgaacacagtgcagcgctacGACCCCATCACGGACAGCTGGCACGACTCCAGCGGCATGATGTACTGCCGCTGTAACTTCGGCCTCACTGCCCTTTGA